One region of Gemmatimonadales bacterium genomic DNA includes:
- a CDS encoding dipeptidase, producing MSDLTSFVERERPRLLADLTDWLRIPSVSTLPEHAGDCRRAAEWLAARLKNLGFRVDTIETERHPILWAEGPAVPGAPTVLCYGHYDVQPPDPLNEWVSPPFEPTVRHGKIFARGTADDKGQVFCVVSALEGLWKTNGSLPLNVRLLIEGEEEVGSKGLTKLLTSEPGRTAADAVLVTDVHMVAPGYPSVDAALRGIVHAEIHVRTLKSDLHSGLYGGAAPNAIETLWHLLERLKGPDGKIKVPGIYDRVKRPSAKELKAWRSLPIKERGFRNEAGAKALNGEQRFGFLERIWGRPTLEVHGIVGGFIGAGAKTVIPAEATAKCSLRLVPDQRAKEVAALFQKAVKRAAPKYADVTVTILSQSDPVQTPLDAWPFEVLDQAYREVWKRGISPIRSGGSIPIVPLLQQRKAPVLLTGIGLPDDGLHGPNEKLNLEQLWKGIVLFGRFFELMGARK from the coding sequence ATGAGCGACCTCACATCTTTCGTCGAGCGCGAGCGCCCCCGGCTGCTCGCAGACCTCACCGACTGGCTCCGCATCCCGAGCGTCAGCACCCTCCCCGAGCATGCGGGCGATTGCCGGCGCGCGGCCGAGTGGCTCGCGGCGCGCCTCAAGAACCTCGGTTTCAGGGTCGACACGATCGAGACCGAGCGGCACCCCATCCTGTGGGCGGAAGGGCCGGCCGTGCCCGGCGCGCCCACGGTGCTCTGTTACGGCCACTACGACGTGCAGCCGCCCGATCCGCTCAACGAGTGGGTGAGCCCGCCCTTCGAGCCGACGGTGCGGCACGGCAAGATCTTCGCGCGCGGCACGGCGGATGACAAGGGACAGGTCTTCTGCGTCGTGTCCGCACTCGAGGGGCTGTGGAAGACGAACGGCAGCCTGCCGCTCAATGTCCGGCTGCTCATCGAGGGCGAGGAGGAAGTGGGCTCGAAGGGGCTCACGAAGTTGCTGACCTCGGAGCCGGGCCGCACCGCGGCCGACGCGGTGCTGGTCACCGACGTGCACATGGTGGCGCCCGGCTATCCCAGCGTGGACGCGGCGCTGCGCGGCATCGTGCACGCCGAGATCCACGTGCGCACGCTCAAGTCGGATCTGCACAGCGGCCTCTACGGCGGCGCGGCGCCGAACGCCATCGAGACCCTATGGCACCTGCTCGAGCGGCTCAAGGGCCCGGACGGCAAGATCAAGGTCCCGGGCATCTACGATCGCGTGAAGCGGCCGAGCGCCAAGGAGCTCAAGGCGTGGCGGTCGCTCCCGATCAAGGAGAGGGGGTTCCGCAACGAAGCCGGCGCCAAGGCACTCAACGGCGAGCAGCGGTTCGGTTTCCTCGAACGCATCTGGGGGCGGCCGACCCTCGAGGTTCACGGCATCGTGGGCGGCTTCATCGGGGCGGGAGCGAAGACGGTGATCCCGGCGGAGGCCACGGCGAAGTGCTCGCTCCGCCTGGTCCCGGACCAGCGCGCCAAGGAAGTGGCGGCGCTGTTCCAGAAGGCCGTGAAGCGCGCGGCGCCCAAGTACGCCGACGTCACTGTCACCATCCTGTCGCAAAGCGACCCCGTCCAGACGCCGCTCGACGCCTGGCCGTTCGAGGTGCTCGACCAGGCGTACCGCGAAGTGTGGAAGCGTGGCATCTCGCCTATCCGGAGCGGGGGGTCGATACCGATCGTGCCGTTGCTCCAGCAGCGTAAGGCTCCGGTGCTACTTACCGGTATCGGGCTGCCGGATGATGGGTTGCACGGGCCGAACGAGAAGCTGAATCTAGAGCAGCTGTGGAAGGGGATCGTGCTGTTCGGGAGGTTCTTCGAGTTGATGGGAGCCAGGAAGTAG